From the Oceanispirochaeta sp. genome, the window ATTGTCAAACAGGACCTGTTCCCCTCTCAGAAATTCCTGAAGAATATATAATTCTTTCAGGGCCTCTTTTTCTTTCAGGCTCAAACCGCGGAACAGGGGATGGGAGAGAACTTTTTGATGATAAGAATCGAATATTAAAGTTTCCACACTTCAATATCGGCAGGTCTGGAAGAGTCAATTAGGATTCCTGTACGCTGCCCCTCTGAATGGCCAGAATCTCCGAAAAAAGAACCCCTGAAATGATCATGAGAGAGCCGCCGATCTGAAGCAGGGAGAATTGTTCTCCCAGAATAAAGACGGCCAGAACCACAGAGAAGACAGGTTCCAGGGAATATAAGATGGCGGCTCTGGTAGGAGTGACAGAATTCTGATACCGGGTCATCACATAAACGGCTACAACGCTGCCCAAAAGGCTGAGGTAGAGCAGGTTGGCCCAAAGGAGGGGATGGGGATTCAGGAAGGGTTTTTCAAAGAGGGGAATTAAAGCGAAGGCCAGGATTGAGGTGATTAAAAGCTGCAGAGCAGTCAATACCGCCGGGTCATCATCTGTAGACCAGAGATTCAGACAGACAATATAAACACTGTAGGACCCTGCCGAAAAGAGAGTCAGAATATCTCCCCGGTTCATGCTTCCCGACCCAAGACCTCCGGTGATGAGGGAGAGCCCCACAAAGGCTAGGACCAACCCACCCAGATTAGCCCAGAGCGGTTTCTTTTTCAAAATAAGGAACTGAAAAACAGGAACAAGAAGGGCATAAAAATAAGTGATGAACCCCGAACGGGAAGCCGTTGTGAAGCTGAGGCCAATAGTCTGCAGCCCATAACCCAGAAACATCAGGATTCCCAGAAACAGGCCCTTCAGGATCAGTCCTTTATGTAAACTGGAGATTTTTACTGGATTAATAATCAGAAAAAATACAAAAGCAGATGAAAACCGGAGTCCCATTAAAAGCAGTGGTGAGACATACTCAAGGGCCACCTTGATGGAGACAAAGGTCCCCCCCCAGATAACGGTAATGAGGACCAGGTAGAATTCTGACTGACGGGTTTTATTCATAGGGAAAAACTAACAGTTCCTGAATGATCATAGCAAGACAAAAACAGATTTCCCGGAGGGAATTCAAGATTTATTTTATATTATCAAAATTCTAAAGTAAGAGAGCAGGTTTTTAGGAACTGTGGTATTATAAAAACAAATTTTTATGTATACGATTTATAAAAGGAATTCGATCCTCATTCTTGCCTTGTTCTCTCTTTTAGGTTGTTCCTTTATTGAGCAGGAAAGCATTGCTGTCAAAAAGGGAGAGGTCGATTTAAGGGATCTAAAGAGCAAAAGTGTGACGACCCTGGACGGTGAATGGGAATATTATCCGGATGTTTTTATAAGCCCTTCCGATACAGATAATCAACAGGGTGAAAAGCTCGTCTATGCTGAAGTTCCCCAGGCATGGGATAAAGACCCACCAGGTCAGGGATTCGGTACATATAAACTGACAATAAACGGTTTGAATCCCCATGTGAACTACAGCCTGTACTTTTTTGAAAAGACATCGGCGGCCCGGTATTTTATCAATGGAACATACCTGGGCTCAGATGGTATCCCAGGTCAATCCTACGACAGAGAAACGCCAGACTATGTTCCCTCCCTTCAAACCTTCCAAGCCCCCTATGGCAGTGCAGAACTGATCGTACAAATATCAAATTTTCATTATAAAAACGGTGGATTCTGGGAATCCATACAGATGGGCGAATCATCGGTTCTACAGGAGTTCTGGATCAGAAACATACTGATCCAATCCCTGATCATCGGAGCCCTTTTCTTCATGGCTTTCTATCAACTGTTTTTATATATCTTAACCCCCCGCAACAAAGCCCCCCTATGGCTGAGTCTGGCCATAGGCCTTGTGATCATAAAAAGCTTGATCAGCGGAGAACAGATTCTGATGCATCTGCTACCCGGCAGCCCCCCAATTGTACTGATAAAACTGTCGACCCTGGCTGTTACTTTTATGGCCCCGGTTTACCTGTCCTTTATCAAAAGGATTTTCCCCTCTGAGATCCACCCCCGCATCATAAAAATAAATTATATTATTTCCATTGTGTACGGGCTGATCATCATCCTGTTCAGGCTGGATCTGGTTCAGAAAATCTACACCCCCTATCTCTGGGTCATGATGCTGGATCAATTTTATATGGCCTTTGTTTTTTGGAAAGCCTTCCATCTGAAAAGATCAGGAGCAATCTGGTCTCTCCTCGGGACTCTGGTTTTACAGATGTGCGCAGCTAACGACATCCTATATGAGCTCCACTTGATTCAGACAGCTTATATTTTGGATTTTGGGCTATTGGCCTTCCTCCTCTTCCAGACCCTCCTGAATGCCATCCGGAACAGTTCTGCCTACAAAGAACTGGATATTCTCCGGAATCAGCTGGAAAATAAAGTGGAAATGAGAACGGAAGAATTGAGAGAGGAGCGAAACAAACTGGAACGTATTGCCCGGATTGATCTTCTGACAGGACTCAACAATCGGAACTCCAGTCTTGAAATTTTCAACAGGGAGATTCAGAGATTCCAACGC encodes:
- a CDS encoding diguanylate cyclase yields the protein MYTIYKRNSILILALFSLLGCSFIEQESIAVKKGEVDLRDLKSKSVTTLDGEWEYYPDVFISPSDTDNQQGEKLVYAEVPQAWDKDPPGQGFGTYKLTINGLNPHVNYSLYFFEKTSAARYFINGTYLGSDGIPGQSYDRETPDYVPSLQTFQAPYGSAELIVQISNFHYKNGGFWESIQMGESSVLQEFWIRNILIQSLIIGALFFMAFYQLFLYILTPRNKAPLWLSLAIGLVIIKSLISGEQILMHLLPGSPPIVLIKLSTLAVTFMAPVYLSFIKRIFPSEIHPRIIKINYIISIVYGLIIILFRLDLVQKIYTPYLWVMMLDQFYMAFVFWKAFHLKRSGAIWSLLGTLVLQMCAANDILYELHLIQTAYILDFGLLAFLLFQTLLNAIRNSSAYKELDILRNQLENKVEMRTEELREERNKLERIARIDLLTGLNNRNSSLEIFNREIQRFQRYGTGFAIVLIDLDHFKRVNDTYGHSTGDRTLQIVAEEIKKISRSSDFYFRWGGEEFLLLLPNTTEENALTYAEKLRQNLASTPIQVEKKTFAVTLSFGLSSIKERDEDLIQILNRADTALYRAKGDGRNRGYIYS
- a CDS encoding DMT family transporter, encoding MNKTRQSEFYLVLITVIWGGTFVSIKVALEYVSPLLLMGLRFSSAFVFFLIINPVKISSLHKGLILKGLFLGILMFLGYGLQTIGLSFTTASRSGFITYFYALLVPVFQFLILKKKPLWANLGGLVLAFVGLSLITGGLGSGSMNRGDILTLFSAGSYSVYIVCLNLWSTDDDPAVLTALQLLITSILAFALIPLFEKPFLNPHPLLWANLLYLSLLGSVVAVYVMTRYQNSVTPTRAAILYSLEPVFSVVLAVFILGEQFSLLQIGGSLMIISGVLFSEILAIQRGSVQES